From a region of the Methanolobus tindarius DSM 2278 genome:
- a CDS encoding DUF5683 domain-containing protein, with product MEINDTECCPNCVAPTTGTIMNQQTKPRGQKNPVVAALLSLFIPGLGQIYSGRLATGKVIIIGMIVLFTFAFILPRPGSGIFIGCWLFNVKDAYEKSKHGFSS from the coding sequence ATGGAAATCAATGATACTGAATGCTGCCCTAATTGTGTAGCACCTACCACCGGAACTATTATGAATCAACAAACTAAACCCCGAGGACAAAAGAATCCAGTTGTTGCAGCTCTGCTGTCTTTATTTATTCCTGGCCTTGGACAGATTTATAGTGGCCGGTTAGCTACTGGCAAAGTAATAATTATTGGTATGATAGTCCTGTTTACTTTCGCTTTTATTTTACCAAGACCCGGATCAGGTATATTCATTGGATGCTGGCTGTTTAATGTAAAAGATGCCTACGAAAAATCAAAACATGGCTTCAGCTCCTAA
- a CDS encoding chorismate--pyruvate lyase family protein: MDFLEKLKSFDIPTCLRICAGTDGSVTFLLEIMTKHPTAVVTEYQHIIPADEQMAELFDVNVGSDINERVVTLTAGDVPYVFARSLSAIENMPEGVRSDMMKADIPIGRILRDHDIETRRDFENIEIMEDETLFGAQKLLSRSYRIVHHSGVLMWINEKFPVDTRWCL, from the coding sequence ATGGACTTTCTGGAAAAACTGAAGAGCTTTGATATTCCAACTTGCCTGAGAATTTGTGCAGGAACCGATGGTTCGGTGACTTTCCTGTTGGAAATTATGACTAAACACCCGACTGCTGTTGTTACTGAGTATCAACACATCATTCCTGCGGATGAGCAAATGGCGGAATTGTTTGATGTGAATGTAGGTTCAGATATCAATGAACGTGTGGTGACCCTTACTGCCGGTGATGTACCTTATGTGTTTGCCCGCTCCCTTTCAGCTATTGAAAATATGCCCGAAGGTGTGCGTTCTGATATGATGAAGGCTGATATTCCAATAGGCAGGATTCTGCGTGACCATGATATTGAAACCCGCAGGGACTTTGAGAATATTGAGATTATGGAAGATGAGACTCTTTTTGGAGCACAAAAACTGCTTTCACGTTCATATCGCATTGTTCACCATAGCGGTGTGCTTATGTGGATCAATGAAAAGTTCCCTGTTGACACGCGCTGGTGTTTATAA
- a CDS encoding DUF5611 family protein — protein MQEYKLKRGFKPETDRIHECLKEAFPSEIKEEDGKFVTSYGVLSKITVWIEGKKLAVDTESDTSMTDDELILDSNKRFRDFLYAATGYTAKERLKQAKKEVSK, from the coding sequence ATGCAGGAATACAAGTTAAAGCGTGGTTTTAAACCTGAAACGGATAGGATTCATGAATGCCTCAAAGAGGCTTTTCCAAGTGAGATCAAAGAAGAGGATGGTAAGTTTGTTACTTCTTATGGTGTTCTTTCCAAAATAACAGTATGGATAGAAGGCAAGAAGCTGGCTGTTGATACTGAGTCTGATACTTCTATGACAGATGATGAGCTTATTCTTGATTCTAACAAGCGTTTCAGGGATTTCCTTTACGCAGCTACAGGCTATACTGCTAAGGAACGTCTGAAACAGGCAAAGAAGGAAGTTTCCAAATAA
- a CDS encoding cryptochrome/photolyase family protein: MTLIDNPVSGKYKRLILVPGNCLFYNLEQLESDNNTLFFMAEDLAFCNRFRYHKHKLILLLSSMRSYRDWLAEKNDLVYYEIVKSQDVEYLEKLRVVLEETGIKDIITYDFESIGLKNVITNFCRNNRINLHIVDSPGFMTTIKEFNSHRRGRKKLLMNNFYIYQRRKSAILLDDKGKPSGGKWNFDSQNRESLPDSIYVPEIIHAKRTFHTEALINIIENIFPLNPGKSSYFYLPTTRKDALLWLYDFIEKRLKNFGPYEDAIIKSESFLFHSVISPLMNIGLLTPDEIVENALVYYEQKGQENNIPISSIEGFVRQIIGWREFMRGMYHGPDMRKNFFRHNRKLDDRWYTGELGIEPVDDVIRKVNKHGYCHHIERLMILGNFMLLCETDPDDVYRWFMEMFVDSYEWVMIPNVYGMSQFADGGTLSTKPYISGSTYILKMSDYRKGEWCDVWDALYWRFVNKNRDALKSNFRMGMMVSVYKRMDNEKKIRLSNIAEEFLGTL; encoded by the coding sequence ATGACATTAATTGATAATCCTGTATCCGGGAAGTATAAGCGGCTCATTCTGGTTCCCGGAAATTGCCTCTTTTATAACCTTGAGCAACTTGAGTCTGATAACAATACTCTTTTTTTTATGGCTGAAGACCTGGCTTTTTGCAACCGCTTCAGATACCATAAGCATAAACTGATTCTGCTGTTATCTTCAATGAGATCATATCGTGACTGGTTGGCAGAAAAAAATGATCTTGTTTATTATGAAATAGTGAAATCGCAAGACGTTGAATACTTGGAGAAACTTCGTGTTGTTCTTGAAGAAACCGGGATAAAGGACATCATAACTTATGATTTTGAATCGATTGGACTTAAAAATGTAATCACTAATTTTTGCAGAAATAATAGAATTAATCTGCATATTGTTGATTCTCCCGGATTTATGACTACTATTAAAGAGTTTAATTCACATCGTAGAGGCCGGAAAAAGCTCCTGATGAACAATTTCTACATTTACCAACGCAGAAAATCCGCAATTCTACTTGATGATAAAGGAAAACCTTCAGGTGGCAAATGGAACTTTGATTCACAGAACAGAGAAAGCCTGCCGGATTCTATCTATGTTCCTGAGATAATTCACGCTAAAAGAACTTTCCATACGGAGGCTCTGATTAATATTATTGAGAATATTTTTCCCTTAAATCCAGGTAAATCCTCATATTTTTATCTTCCTACAACCAGAAAAGATGCTCTTTTATGGCTCTATGATTTCATTGAGAAGCGTCTGAAAAACTTTGGTCCTTATGAGGATGCAATTATCAAAAGTGAATCTTTTCTTTTTCATTCGGTTATTTCGCCTTTGATGAATATTGGCCTTCTGACGCCTGATGAGATTGTTGAGAATGCTCTTGTTTATTATGAGCAAAAAGGCCAGGAAAATAATATTCCTATTTCGAGTATAGAGGGATTTGTAAGACAGATTATCGGATGGCGTGAGTTTATGAGGGGCATGTATCATGGTCCTGATATGCGTAAGAACTTTTTCCGGCATAACCGGAAACTGGATGACAGATGGTATACAGGAGAGCTTGGAATTGAACCTGTTGATGATGTGATTAGAAAGGTGAATAAGCATGGATACTGTCATCACATTGAAAGACTGATGATACTTGGCAATTTCATGCTTCTATGTGAAACTGACCCGGATGATGTTTATCGGTGGTTTATGGAGATGTTTGTTGATTCCTATGAGTGGGTGATGATTCCAAATGTCTATGGCATGAGTCAGTTTGCTGACGGCGGTACTCTATCGACAAAACCTTATATTTCAGGTTCAACGTATATTTTGAAAATGAGCGATTATAGGAAAGGTGAGTGGTGCGATGTATGGGATGCACTTTACTGGCGCTTTGTTAACAAAAACAGGGATGCACTTAAGAGTAATTTCCGTATGGGTATGATGGTGTCAGTCTACAAACGTATGGATAATGAAAAGAAGATAAGGCTTTCCAACATTGCTGAAGAGTTTCTTGGGACTTTATAA